The stretch of DNA GATCTCGTCTCCGATCACGATCAGGGCGGCGGTGTAGATGCGGGCGGACTCGGGGGAAGCTGCTGACATGGAGGGAGGATTAGCGGGCGGGAGCCGGGCTGGGAAGGGGGGCTGACTTGCCCCCTTCATCGCCCACAAAGCCGATGTGCAGATCGGCGGCGGAGGAGAGTTTCAGCAGGCAGAGAAAGGCCTTGTCGGTCTCTGCGGCATTATGGCCGGGATTGGTAATGCGGCCCAGCGCCAGGCTGGGCTGACCGCCGCCGGGGGCACTGACCAGCTTGAGCATGGCCTTGCTGTGGGGCCCGCACAGATCGCCCAATTGCTTGGCCAGTGCCGGGGCATCGTTGCGCACCGCGTCGAGCTTGGCGATCTGCGGGGCAAGCTGGTCGCGCTCGATCATCTGCTGGCGCATGTCTTCCCCGTTGCTGAGCATGGCGGGCAGCAGGAAGCGGCGCAATTGCTGGGCCAGCGCCGGGGCATTGTCGCCGGGCCACAGCTTGTCGGCCACCATCAGCTTGGCGGCGCATTCGAGTTGCTGATCGCCGGGCGGGGTGGCCGGATTGAGGGTGACGGCATAGCTGTCATAGGCTTCCTCCACCTTGGCATGGGGAAAGCCGCAAGCTCCCATCTGCGCCCTGATGGCGTCCTGAGGGGAGGGCGAAGATGCATCCTGCGCAAGCAGGGCCAGGGCGAGAAGCAGCATGACAGCAAGGTGACATGGCTTGATCCGCGCGGCAATTGGCCTGCGCCGCGATGGTTGAAAAGGAAGGCGGTCTCCGCCCGACCGGATGCCGGCAAAAAGAAAGCCCGGTCTTGCGACCGGGCTATGAAAGTTTTGGGAGAGGATGCCTGAAAGGCCTGCTCCTTAAGCCGGAAAACGGTTGTTGTTGCAAATGCGAAAATGACGTAGTGCATTGCAATAAATGCAACTGAGGATTTCGTTCCAGCAATTCACCCTGCATTGAGGCACGGTTCGTCGCTGAAACGAGGTTAATTTTCGACAATCACCCCAAAAAGATCATGCGCATCGGCATCTTCGACATGCACGCGCACGATGTCGCCCGGCGCCAGATCCGCCGGCACATCGCGCAGCAGCACCTGCCCGTCGATCTCCGGCGCATCGGCCTGGCTGCGGCCGGTGGCGCCGCGATCGCCCTCTTCGTCAGCCTCGCCCACCTCGTCGATGATGACGGGAATGGTGCGGCCGATCTTGGCCTGCAACCGCGCGGCGCTGATCGCCTCGGTCTTTTCCATCAGGCGGGCGTAGCGCTCTTCCTTGACCGCCTCGGGCACGGCGCCGGGCAGATCGTTGGCGGTGGCGCCTTCGACGGGCTCGAAACGGAAACCGCCGACGCGGTCGAGCTGCGCCTCATCCAGCCAGTCGAGCAGATATTGGAAATCCTCCTCGGTCTCGCCGGGGAAGCCCACCACGAAGGACGAGCGGATCGCCAGATCGGGGCAGATTTCGCGCCACTTCTTCACGCGCTCCAGCACCTTGGCCTCGTTGGCGGGGCGCTTCATGGCGCGCAGCACATTGGGCGCGGCGTGCTGGAAGGGAATGTCGAGGTAAGGCGTGATCAGCCCCTCGGCCATCAGCGGAATGATGTCATCCACATGCGGATAGGGGTAGACGTAATGCATGCGCACCCAGGGCGGCGTGCCGTCGGCGGTGCGCAGATTGCCAAGCTCGCGCGCCAGATCGGTCATGTGCGCGCGGACCTCGCGGCCCTTCCACATGCGGCTTTCATGGCGGATATCAACGCCATAAGCCGAGGTGTCCTGGCTGATGACCAGCAGTTCCTGCGTCCCTGCCGCAACCAGCTTTTCCGCCTCGCGCAGCACGGCATCGATGCGGCGGCTCGCCAGCTTGCCGCGCAGTTGCGGGATGATGCAGAAGGAGCAAGAGTGATTGCAGCCTTCCGAGATCTTCAGATAGGAATAGTGGCGCGGCGTCAGCTTCACCTCGCCATCGCGGCTCGGGATCAGATCGACAAAGGGCCCCTGCGAGGGCGGCGCAGCGGTGTGCACCGCGTCGACCACCTGCTCATACTGATGCGCGCCGGTGACGGCCAGCACATCGGGGAAGCGGGCGCGGATCACATCGGCCTCATTGCCCATGCAGCCTGTCACGATCACGCGACCGTTTTCGGCAATCGCCTCGCCGATGGCGGCCAGCGATTCTTCCTTGGCGGAATCGAGGAAGCCGCAGGTGTTCACCAGCACCACATCGGCGCCGGCATAGTCGGGGCTCATGGCATAGCCATCGGCCCGCAAACGCGTGAGAATCCGCTCGGAATCGACAAGGGCCTTGGGACAGCCAAGGCTGACCATGCCGACCTTGGGAGCATCGGGAAGAACGGTGATCGTGTTTTCGCTGGACATAACGGACGCGCCCCTACACCCAAAGCGCCCAAAACGCTACTGCTGGCGTTATATCGTGAATGCGCGCGAAAGGATTGCACCTATGGGGCCCGTCAACTGGATCGCGGTGATCCTCGGAGCGGCGGTGGCCGCGGGCATCGCGTGGCCATGGTATGCCCTGTGCCGCCGCAGCGTGCCTCCGGCGTGGCGACTGCTGGCGCTGTTCATCCCCACCTCGCTGATCGGGCACAATTTCGCGCGGATCGGTGTGGATGCGCTGGCGGTGAAGCCATGGCTTTACTGGATGATGAGCGGGGGCTTTGCCTTGTCGATCATC from Novosphingobium sp. encodes:
- the rimO gene encoding 30S ribosomal protein S12 methylthiotransferase RimO — protein: MSSENTITVLPDAPKVGMVSLGCPKALVDSERILTRLRADGYAMSPDYAGADVVLVNTCGFLDSAKEESLAAIGEAIAENGRVIVTGCMGNEADVIRARFPDVLAVTGAHQYEQVVDAVHTAAPPSQGPFVDLIPSRDGEVKLTPRHYSYLKISEGCNHSCSFCIIPQLRGKLASRRIDAVLREAEKLVAAGTQELLVISQDTSAYGVDIRHESRMWKGREVRAHMTDLARELGNLRTADGTPPWVRMHYVYPYPHVDDIIPLMAEGLITPYLDIPFQHAAPNVLRAMKRPANEAKVLERVKKWREICPDLAIRSSFVVGFPGETEEDFQYLLDWLDEAQLDRVGGFRFEPVEGATANDLPGAVPEAVKEERYARLMEKTEAISAARLQAKIGRTIPVIIDEVGEADEEGDRGATGRSQADAPEIDGQVLLRDVPADLAPGDIVRVHVEDADAHDLFGVIVEN
- a CDS encoding DUF1761 domain-containing protein; protein product: MGPVNWIAVILGAAVAAGIAWPWYALCRRSVPPAWRLLALFIPTSLIGHNFARIGVDALAVKPWLYWMMSGGFALSIIIPAQVVADGRHGVAWRETLVDAGYWMVAFLGMGTVFWVLR